Proteins from a genomic interval of Pseudomonas anuradhapurensis:
- a CDS encoding substrate-binding periplasmic protein codes for MRPLLCVLGLLAMMLATPALGLDKLRLVADNWPPFTDAGMPGGGLATSIVTTALTRAGYTSEFEEVPWARALLGIGEGRYDVLINAWYNDSRERIGQFSSAYLNNRIRLLQRKGEAFRHERQSDLYPYSIAVVRGYAYSPEFDNDAQLHKVPVRNFSSAVRMLAAGRVDLAVEEEYVARYNLQREPQAVRDAVMLVEPPLGENTLHILVSLKHPEHARIVERFERAITAMKADGSYARLLRQYGF; via the coding sequence ATGCGGCCACTGCTATGTGTTCTGGGATTACTGGCAATGATGCTGGCAACTCCCGCCCTGGGTCTGGACAAGCTGCGCCTGGTGGCAGACAACTGGCCACCGTTCACCGACGCCGGTATGCCGGGCGGCGGCCTGGCGACCAGTATTGTCACCACCGCGCTGACCCGGGCCGGCTATACCAGCGAGTTCGAAGAGGTGCCGTGGGCGCGGGCGTTGCTCGGCATAGGCGAAGGGCGCTACGACGTGCTGATCAACGCCTGGTACAACGATTCGCGTGAACGTATCGGGCAGTTTTCCTCCGCCTACCTGAATAACCGCATTCGCCTGCTGCAGCGCAAGGGCGAGGCGTTCCGCCATGAACGCCAATCCGATTTGTACCCCTACAGTATTGCGGTGGTGCGTGGATACGCCTATTCCCCGGAGTTCGACAACGACGCCCAGCTGCACAAAGTGCCGGTGCGCAACTTTTCCTCGGCGGTGCGCATGCTGGCAGCAGGTCGGGTGGACCTGGCAGTGGAAGAGGAGTACGTGGCCCGTTACAACCTGCAGCGCGAACCGCAGGCGGTACGTGACGCAGTGATGCTGGTGGAACCGCCGCTGGGAGAGAACACCCTGCACATCCTGGTCAGCTTGAAGCATCCCGAGCATGCACGGATCGTCGAGCGGTTCGAACGGGCGATTACGGCGATGAAGGCCGATGGCAGCTATGCGCGGCTGCTGCGCCAGTATGGTTTCTGA